In Amycolatopsis methanolica 239, a single genomic region encodes these proteins:
- a CDS encoding Uma2 family endonuclease, with the protein MSTAFAGSAMTWERLLDTWRELQVPEGWRPELTAEAIQMTPPPPGGKHNLIADLVDDALRRARPAGRGIFQTLGVGIRATGSIYVPGLCVVPRDAVPDNSDPVPAEHALLVVEITSPSDGEHDRKKKKWAYAHGGIPQYLLIDAYDEDSPAVSLFTEPVQDVYSRTVRVPFGPPVEIGEPFAVPLETTEF; encoded by the coding sequence ATGAGCACCGCATTCGCGGGTTCGGCGATGACCTGGGAACGGCTGCTGGACACCTGGCGTGAACTCCAGGTGCCGGAGGGCTGGCGCCCGGAGCTCACCGCCGAGGCGATTCAGATGACGCCGCCGCCGCCTGGGGGAAAGCACAACCTGATCGCGGATTTGGTGGACGATGCGTTGCGCCGGGCGCGCCCTGCTGGGCGCGGCATCTTCCAGACGCTGGGTGTCGGTATCCGCGCAACCGGGAGCATCTACGTGCCGGGTCTCTGCGTGGTTCCGCGGGACGCCGTCCCGGACAACTCTGATCCGGTCCCGGCCGAGCACGCGCTCCTCGTCGTCGAGATCACCTCGCCGAGCGACGGTGAGCACGACCGGAAGAAAAAGAAGTGGGCCTACGCCCACGGCGGCATCCCGCAGTACCTGCTGATCGACGCCTACGACGAGGACAGCCCGGCGGTCTCGCTGTTCACCGAGCCGGTCCAGGACGTCTACAGCCGCACCGTGCGGGTCCCCTTCGGGCCGCCGGTCGAGATCGGCGAGCCGTTCGCGGTCCCGTTGGAGACCACCGAGTTCTGA
- a CDS encoding helix-turn-helix domain-containing protein, whose amino-acid sequence MPADWEVRAPHPELRSAITRYIGYTQHGVTLGTHRGLPSRHVTLVISLAEPIHFTAMPRADQSPGRFAAAVGGMHTAPALIAQDAVQSGIHVEIDPLAVPALFHVSAADLSGCVVDLGELGPKHLAEQLAETPTWATRFGILDDAFRGALAGRRPAREVGWAWRRLTAAGGLIRVEDLAAEVGWSRRHFAERFRRELGLPPKQAARVLRFERAISRLREAPTDLATLAVDCGFYDQAHLSNEWRALAGCTPRTWIAEELPFLQDQGAAADADSQA is encoded by the coding sequence ATGCCCGCCGACTGGGAGGTCCGCGCGCCGCACCCGGAGTTGCGGTCCGCGATCACGCGCTACATCGGCTACACGCAGCACGGCGTGACCCTCGGCACCCACCGAGGGCTGCCCTCCCGGCACGTCACCCTCGTCATCAGCCTCGCCGAGCCGATCCACTTCACCGCCATGCCCCGCGCGGACCAGTCACCCGGGCGCTTCGCCGCGGCGGTCGGCGGCATGCACACCGCGCCCGCCCTCATCGCCCAGGACGCCGTCCAGTCGGGCATCCACGTCGAGATCGACCCGCTCGCCGTGCCCGCCCTGTTCCACGTCTCCGCGGCCGATCTGTCCGGCTGCGTCGTCGACCTCGGCGAGCTGGGCCCGAAGCACCTCGCCGAGCAGCTCGCGGAGACGCCCACCTGGGCGACCCGCTTCGGCATCCTCGACGACGCCTTCCGCGGCGCCCTCGCCGGCCGCCGGCCCGCGCGGGAGGTCGGCTGGGCGTGGCGCCGCCTCACCGCGGCGGGCGGGCTGATCCGCGTCGAGGACCTCGCCGCCGAGGTCGGCTGGAGCCGCCGCCACTTCGCCGAACGCTTCCGCCGCGAGCTGGGCCTGCCGCCCAAGCAGGCCGCCCGCGTGCTGCGCTTCGAACGCGCCATCAGCAGGCTCCGCGAGGCGCCCACGGACCTCGCCACCCTCGCCGTCGACTGCGGCTTCTACGACCAGGCCCACCTGTCCAACGAGTGGCGCGCGCTGGCCGGGTGCACGCCTCGCACCTGGATCGCCGAGGAGCTCCCGTTCCTCCAAGACCAGGGCGCCGCCGCGGACGCAGACTCGCAGGCATGA
- a CDS encoding VOC family protein: protein MSENPPTVWPAFRYDDARAALTFLTEVFGFREALVVPGEDGQIAHTELRWPEGGGVMFGSTSHTDGVHGDTKNAGSAYVVTDHVDEIHDRVRQAGAEIVAPLHGTDYGSHTFTARDPEGNLWTFGTYRGAP from the coding sequence ATGAGCGAAAACCCACCCACCGTCTGGCCCGCCTTCCGCTACGACGACGCGCGCGCCGCGCTGACGTTCCTCACCGAGGTGTTCGGCTTCCGCGAGGCGCTCGTCGTACCGGGGGAGGACGGGCAGATCGCCCACACCGAGCTGCGCTGGCCCGAGGGCGGCGGCGTCATGTTCGGCAGCACCAGCCACACCGACGGGGTCCACGGCGACACGAAGAACGCGGGCTCCGCGTACGTGGTCACCGACCACGTCGACGAGATCCACGACCGCGTGCGCCAGGCCGGTGCGGAGATCGTCGCGCCCCTCCACGGCACCGACTACGGCTCCCACACGTTCACCGCCCGCGATCCGGAGGGCAACCTGTGGACCTTCGGGACCTACCGCGGGGCACCTTGA
- a CDS encoding GNAT family N-acetyltransferase yields MLRLAGARLLSDRDHPVVRAVLAADPVASCMVSARVEVAGLDPWRLGGELWAADYRGARGGRLPGLCFSGPNLIPLRGNAAALRSFADRALRKQRVCSSLVGPAEQVLGLWDELAGEWGPAREVRDDQPLMAMDAQPAVGPDPLVRPVRPDELERYLPAAIAMFIEEVGVDPRAGDGGVSYRARVAELISSGRAFARFENGEVVFKAEIGAMSRSVGQIQGVWVRPDRRGHGLGTSGTAAVVSRLVNGLGRTASLYVNSFNSPALAAYRRIGFSQVGRYATVLF; encoded by the coding sequence GTGTTGCGGCTTGCCGGTGCACGGCTGCTCAGTGATCGGGATCATCCCGTGGTCCGCGCCGTGCTCGCGGCGGACCCGGTGGCCAGTTGCATGGTCAGCGCGCGCGTCGAGGTGGCCGGTCTGGACCCCTGGCGCCTCGGCGGCGAGCTGTGGGCCGCCGACTACCGCGGCGCCCGTGGCGGCCGGCTGCCCGGCCTGTGCTTCTCCGGCCCGAACCTGATCCCGTTGCGCGGCAACGCCGCGGCCCTGCGGTCCTTCGCCGACCGGGCCCTGCGCAAGCAACGTGTGTGTTCCTCGCTGGTCGGCCCGGCCGAGCAGGTCCTTGGGTTGTGGGACGAGCTGGCGGGGGAGTGGGGCCCCGCCCGCGAGGTCCGCGACGACCAGCCGCTGATGGCGATGGACGCCCAGCCCGCGGTGGGGCCGGACCCGCTGGTGCGCCCGGTGCGCCCGGACGAGCTGGAACGGTACCTGCCTGCCGCGATCGCGATGTTCATCGAGGAGGTCGGCGTCGACCCGCGCGCCGGTGACGGTGGCGTGAGCTACCGCGCCCGCGTCGCGGAACTGATCTCCAGCGGCCGCGCCTTCGCCCGGTTCGAGAACGGCGAGGTCGTGTTCAAGGCCGAGATCGGCGCGATGTCCCGCAGCGTCGGCCAGATCCAGGGGGTCTGGGTGCGGCCGGACCGGCGCGGGCACGGCCTCGGCACGTCCGGCACGGCGGCCGTGGTGAGCCGGCTCGTCAACGGGCTCGGCCGCACCGCCAGCCTGTACGTGAACAGCTTCAACAGCCCCGCGCTCGCCGCGTACCGGCGCATCGGGTTCAGCCAGGTCGGCCGGTACGCGACCGTGCTGTTCTGA
- the map gene encoding type I methionyl aminopeptidase — protein sequence MSQRAPLTPGVQTPRRPVPASIPRPEYVDKPAPKRDTGNGVRTPEVIEAMRVAGKIAAQALEEGGKAVKPGNTTDDVDKVVHEFLLDHKAYPSTLGYRGFPKSCCTSLNEVICHGIPDSTVIQDGDICNIDVTAYIGGVHGDTNATFCAGDVSEEVRLLVERTHEATMRAIKAVRPGRQLNVIGRVIESYAKRFGYGVVRDFTGHGVGPAFHTAPTVLHYEDPSVTTVIEEGMTFTIEPMITLGAIDYDIWDDDWTVTTKDKSWTAQFEHTLVVTATGAEILTLP from the coding sequence ATGTCCCAGCGTGCTCCGTTGACCCCTGGCGTCCAGACGCCGCGCCGCCCCGTGCCAGCCAGCATTCCGCGCCCCGAATACGTGGACAAGCCGGCGCCGAAGCGGGACACCGGCAACGGCGTGCGCACGCCCGAGGTCATCGAGGCCATGCGCGTGGCGGGCAAGATCGCGGCGCAGGCGCTGGAGGAGGGCGGCAAGGCCGTCAAGCCGGGCAACACCACCGACGACGTCGACAAGGTGGTGCACGAGTTCCTGCTCGACCACAAGGCATACCCGTCGACCCTCGGCTACCGCGGCTTCCCGAAGTCCTGCTGCACCTCGCTCAACGAGGTCATCTGCCACGGCATCCCGGACTCGACGGTGATCCAGGACGGCGACATCTGCAACATCGACGTCACCGCCTACATCGGCGGCGTGCACGGCGACACGAACGCCACGTTCTGCGCCGGTGACGTCTCGGAGGAGGTGCGGCTGCTGGTCGAGCGCACCCACGAGGCGACGATGCGCGCGATCAAGGCCGTGCGGCCGGGCCGCCAGCTGAACGTGATCGGCCGCGTCATCGAGTCCTACGCCAAGCGCTTCGGCTACGGCGTGGTGCGCGACTTCACCGGGCACGGCGTCGGCCCGGCCTTCCACACCGCGCCGACCGTGCTGCACTACGAGGACCCGTCGGTGACCACGGTGATCGAGGAGGGCATGACCTTCACGATCGAGCCGATGATCACCCTGGGCGCCATCGACTACGACATCTGGGACGACGACTGGACGGTCACCACCAAGGACAAGAGCTGGACGGCCCAGTTCGAGCACACCCTGGTGGTGACCGCGACCGGCGCGGAGATCCTCACGCTTCCCTGA
- a CDS encoding FadR/GntR family transcriptional regulator: MPLATTRRTGLVDQVIGQLRDAIAQGEWPLGQRIPTEAALAESLGVGRNTVREAVRALAHSGLLEVRQGDGTYVRATSEVSGAIRRLCGSELREVLGVRRALEVEAARLAATVRTDEELTAITELLDRRDAAYRVEDIETYVHADTEFHLAVVRAAHNDLLTELYRGILEAVTASVAATTDTHLPESEAIGHRGLLEAIAARDAERAMAEAAGFLDSLIREA, translated from the coding sequence GTGCCACTCGCCACGACCCGCCGGACCGGTCTCGTCGACCAGGTGATCGGGCAGCTCAGGGACGCCATCGCACAGGGCGAATGGCCGCTCGGGCAACGGATACCCACCGAGGCGGCGCTCGCCGAAAGCCTCGGTGTGGGTCGAAACACGGTCCGCGAAGCGGTGCGCGCGCTCGCGCACAGCGGGCTGCTGGAGGTGCGTCAGGGCGACGGCACCTACGTGCGCGCGACGAGTGAGGTGTCCGGCGCGATCCGCCGGCTCTGCGGCTCGGAGCTGCGCGAGGTGCTCGGCGTGCGGCGCGCGCTGGAAGTCGAGGCCGCGCGGCTGGCCGCGACCGTGCGCACCGACGAGGAACTGACGGCCATCACCGAACTGCTGGACCGGCGCGATGCGGCCTACCGCGTCGAGGACATCGAGACGTACGTGCACGCCGACACCGAGTTCCACCTCGCTGTCGTGCGTGCCGCCCACAACGACCTGCTCACCGAGCTCTACCGCGGGATCCTGGAGGCCGTGACCGCGAGCGTCGCGGCCACGACGGACACCCACCTGCCGGAGTCCGAGGCGATCGGCCACCGCGGCCTGCTGGAGGCCATCGCGGCACGCGACGCCGAGCGCGCGATGGCCGAGGCCGCGGGCTTCCTGGACTCCCTGATCAGGGAAGCGTGA
- a CDS encoding CynX/NimT family MFS transporter, which translates to MQAKTRVPASRVLIGTGLLGVAVLLAALNLRPAVTSVGAVLDEMRDTLGASATWAGALTTAPGLCFALAGLTAPLVARRLGIAAAVALALALLAGGLVLRVLDGPLVVLGGTLIGTAGIALANVLIPVVVKESFATRIGLMTGLYTGALQAGGALGSALTPPLDSAFGGWRPGLGSWAVLAVAALVLWLVAARTRSGGPTSGENATAARSLFRSPLAWVVTIFFGMQACLAYIVMGWLPQVLMDAGVSRADAGLLMGLVSLLGLPVSLIVPPLAAKRGSQSGWILLLGVFGIAGVIGLMVAPEAAPLLWSIFLGIGMAVFSLALTTIALRARTGAETAKLSAMAQGIGYLLAAVGPFLFGLLHDVTHGWSVPFAMLLAVVVGQMVFGFFAGRPRYV; encoded by the coding sequence GTGCAGGCGAAGACGCGCGTCCCCGCGTCGCGGGTGCTCATCGGCACCGGGCTGCTCGGCGTGGCGGTCCTGCTGGCCGCGCTGAACCTAAGGCCTGCGGTGACCAGCGTCGGCGCGGTGCTTGACGAGATGCGCGACACGCTGGGGGCCTCCGCGACGTGGGCCGGTGCGCTGACGACCGCGCCCGGGCTGTGCTTCGCGCTGGCCGGCCTGACCGCTCCGCTGGTCGCCCGCCGACTGGGGATCGCGGCGGCCGTGGCGCTCGCGCTCGCGTTGCTCGCCGGGGGCCTGGTGCTGCGGGTGCTCGACGGACCGCTGGTGGTGCTGGGCGGGACGCTGATCGGCACCGCGGGGATCGCGCTGGCGAACGTGCTGATCCCGGTCGTGGTCAAGGAGTCCTTCGCGACGCGGATCGGCCTGATGACCGGCCTCTACACCGGCGCGCTGCAAGCCGGCGGCGCGCTGGGCTCCGCGCTGACCCCGCCGCTGGACAGCGCGTTCGGCGGGTGGCGGCCCGGGCTCGGCAGCTGGGCGGTGCTGGCCGTGGCGGCGCTCGTGCTGTGGCTGGTCGCCGCGCGCACCCGGTCCGGCGGCCCGACGTCAGGTGAGAACGCGACCGCCGCGCGGTCGTTGTTCCGCAGCCCGCTGGCGTGGGTCGTGACGATCTTCTTCGGCATGCAGGCCTGCCTGGCCTACATCGTGATGGGCTGGCTGCCGCAGGTGCTGATGGACGCGGGCGTCAGCCGCGCCGACGCGGGCCTGCTGATGGGCCTGGTGTCGCTGCTCGGCCTGCCGGTGAGCCTGATCGTGCCGCCGCTGGCCGCGAAGCGGGGCAGCCAGAGCGGGTGGATCCTGCTGCTCGGCGTGTTCGGCATCGCGGGCGTGATTGGCCTGATGGTCGCGCCGGAGGCCGCGCCGCTGCTGTGGTCGATCTTCCTGGGCATCGGGATGGCCGTGTTCTCGCTCGCGCTGACCACGATCGCGCTGCGGGCCCGCACGGGCGCCGAGACGGCGAAGCTGTCCGCGATGGCGCAGGGGATCGGCTACCTGCTGGCCGCGGTGGGCCCGTTCCTGTTCGGCCTGTTGCACGACGTGACGCACGGGTGGAGCGTGCCGTTCGCGATGCTGCTCGCCGTGGTGGTGGGGCAGATGGTGTTCGGCTTCTTCGCGGGACGGCCGCGCTACGTCTGA
- a CDS encoding mycothione reductase, which translates to MPHYDLVIVGTGSGNSILDPRFAGWKTAIVEKGVFGGTCLNVGCIPTKMFVHAADVAATPSVASRFGVDETLDKVRWTDVRDRIFGRIDPIAEGGREYRKNHEDNAGVTVYEGQGRFTGHKELTVSFADGRPDEVVTADKFVLAAGGRPVVPDLPGLEDVRYHTSDTVMRLDALPARMVIIGSGFIAAEFAHVFRSFGVEVTLVARSGALLRGEDFDISERFTELAAQRFHVRLNRKAVRVRPSGTGVAVELEGPAGAETVEADELLIAIGRRPNTDLLDVAATGVTTTEAGHVVVDDHQETAVEGIYALGDISSPYELKHVANHEARVVQHNLLNPESPMTADHRFVPHAVFTSPQIASVGLTEQEARAQGVPYVTSKQDYAGIAYGWAMEDTSGFAKLLADPSTGQLIGAHIIGPQAPTVIQPLIQAMSFGLDAKSMARGQYWIHPAMPELIENALLNLPL; encoded by the coding sequence GTGCCCCACTACGACCTGGTGATCGTCGGAACCGGCTCGGGGAACTCGATCCTCGACCCCCGTTTCGCGGGCTGGAAGACGGCGATCGTGGAGAAGGGCGTGTTCGGCGGCACGTGCCTGAACGTCGGGTGCATCCCGACGAAGATGTTCGTGCACGCCGCGGACGTGGCCGCGACGCCGTCGGTGGCCAGCCGGTTCGGCGTCGACGAGACGCTGGACAAGGTGCGTTGGACCGACGTGCGCGACCGGATCTTCGGCCGCATCGACCCGATCGCCGAGGGCGGGCGCGAGTACCGGAAAAACCACGAGGACAACGCCGGCGTCACCGTGTACGAGGGCCAGGGGCGGTTCACCGGGCACAAGGAGCTGACGGTGTCGTTCGCGGACGGGCGGCCGGACGAGGTCGTCACCGCGGACAAGTTCGTGCTCGCCGCGGGCGGGCGGCCGGTGGTACCGGACCTGCCCGGGCTCGAGGACGTCCGGTACCACACCTCGGACACCGTGATGCGGCTCGACGCGCTGCCCGCGCGGATGGTGATCATCGGCAGCGGGTTCATCGCCGCGGAATTCGCGCACGTGTTCCGCTCGTTCGGGGTCGAGGTCACGCTGGTGGCCCGGTCCGGCGCGTTGCTGCGCGGCGAGGACTTCGACATCAGCGAGCGGTTCACCGAGCTCGCGGCACAGCGGTTCCACGTGCGGCTCAACCGGAAGGCGGTGCGGGTGCGGCCGTCGGGCACGGGTGTCGCGGTGGAGCTGGAGGGGCCGGCGGGCGCCGAAACCGTCGAGGCGGACGAGCTGCTGATCGCCATCGGGCGCCGTCCGAACACCGACCTGCTGGACGTGGCCGCGACGGGCGTGACGACGACCGAGGCGGGGCACGTGGTGGTCGACGACCACCAGGAGACCGCGGTCGAGGGCATCTACGCGCTGGGCGACATCTCGTCGCCGTACGAGCTGAAGCACGTGGCGAACCACGAGGCGCGGGTCGTGCAGCACAACCTGCTGAACCCGGAGTCGCCGATGACGGCCGACCACCGGTTCGTGCCGCACGCGGTGTTCACGTCGCCGCAGATCGCCTCGGTGGGCCTGACCGAGCAGGAGGCGCGGGCGCAGGGCGTGCCGTACGTGACGTCCAAACAGGACTACGCCGGCATCGCGTACGGCTGGGCGATGGAGGACACCAGCGGGTTCGCGAAGCTGCTGGCTGACCCGTCGACCGGGCAGCTGATCGGGGCGCACATCATCGGCCCGCAGGCGCCGACGGTGATCCAGCCGCTGATCCAGGCGATGAGCTTCGGCCTCGACGCGAAGTCCATGGCACGCGGCCAGTACTGGATCCACCCCGCGATGCCCGAGCTGATCGAGAACGCGCTGCTGAACCTGCCGCTCTGA
- a CDS encoding M15 family metallopeptidase, with the protein MALLLALGLVACGAPPEPPPPPAPSPTPPAATTTTPPTTTSTAPAWTVGATTLPRRPDGFGEVQPTPAVLRERRLPTRDFLPPPADGRYASTVSAVPADVLARSTWQQACPVAASALRYLTMSFWGFDGKPHTGEMLVGASVAEDVTRVFGQLFAARFPIEEMRVTSPAELDAPPTGDGNNTSAFVCRPVRGQTNWSAHAYGLAIDLNPFCNPYTKGDVVLPELASAYLDRSWVRPGMVEAGDATVRAFAAVGWDWGGAWREPVDRMHFTATGG; encoded by the coding sequence GTGGCGCTCCTGCTGGCGCTCGGGCTCGTGGCGTGCGGCGCCCCACCCGAGCCGCCACCCCCGCCCGCGCCCTCGCCGACTCCCCCGGCAGCCACGACCACGACGCCGCCGACCACCACGTCCACCGCACCGGCGTGGACCGTCGGCGCGACGACGCTGCCCCGCCGCCCGGACGGCTTCGGCGAGGTCCAGCCGACCCCGGCCGTCCTGCGCGAACGCCGCCTGCCGACGCGGGACTTCCTGCCACCGCCCGCGGACGGCCGCTACGCGTCCACGGTCAGCGCGGTCCCGGCCGACGTGCTGGCCCGCAGCACCTGGCAGCAGGCGTGCCCGGTGGCCGCGTCCGCACTGCGGTACCTGACGATGTCGTTCTGGGGCTTCGACGGGAAGCCGCACACCGGCGAGATGCTCGTGGGCGCGTCCGTCGCGGAGGACGTGACCCGCGTGTTCGGGCAGCTGTTCGCGGCGCGGTTCCCGATCGAGGAGATGCGCGTCACCTCGCCCGCCGAACTCGACGCGCCGCCGACCGGGGACGGCAACAACACCAGCGCCTTCGTGTGCCGCCCGGTGCGCGGTCAGACGAACTGGTCGGCCCACGCGTACGGTCTGGCGATCGACCTGAACCCGTTCTGCAACCCCTACACCAAGGGCGACGTGGTGCTGCCGGAACTCGCCTCGGCGTACCTGGACCGCTCGTGGGTGCGGCCGGGCATGGTGGAGGCGGGCGACGCGACCGTGCGGGCGTTCGCCGCGGTCGGCTGGGACTGGGGCGGCGCGTGGCGGGAGCCGGTGGACCGGATGCATTTCACGGCCACCGGCGGGTAG
- a CDS encoding serine protease — protein MAKHRRRDRKFRLALTAVITAAAFVPVVAAAMPSTGARPNIVGGTEASTSSYPFAVYLTDKSGNQFCGGVIVSATAVATAAHCANAVKRADLRVVAGRTDKRTNDGKTVSVREVWVPDSFSDPGKGDDVAVLKLAQSLPYRPVELPSDDSLYAEGTQATVLGWGRTSDGGPRSDVLRKAEVPLLSDSGCRASYSNYDSRSMVCAGYPDGKIDACQGDSGGPLVVGGTLIGLVSWGDGCAQAGKPGVYTRVLTYVNEIRREAESSRLVFW, from the coding sequence ATGGCGAAGCACCGCCGACGCGACCGCAAGTTCCGCCTGGCGCTGACGGCGGTCATCACCGCCGCCGCGTTCGTGCCGGTGGTGGCGGCGGCCATGCCGAGCACCGGCGCCCGCCCGAACATCGTCGGCGGCACCGAGGCGTCCACCAGCAGCTACCCGTTCGCGGTGTACCTGACCGACAAGAGCGGCAACCAGTTCTGCGGCGGTGTCATCGTCAGCGCGACCGCGGTGGCCACCGCGGCGCACTGCGCCAACGCCGTGAAGCGCGCGGACCTGCGGGTCGTCGCGGGCCGCACCGACAAGCGCACGAACGACGGCAAGACCGTGTCGGTGCGCGAGGTGTGGGTGCCCGACTCGTTCTCCGACCCCGGCAAGGGCGACGACGTCGCGGTGCTCAAGCTCGCGCAGAGCCTGCCGTACCGGCCGGTGGAGCTGCCCAGCGACGACTCGCTGTACGCCGAGGGCACCCAGGCGACGGTGCTGGGCTGGGGCCGCACCTCCGACGGCGGGCCGCGCTCGGACGTGCTGCGCAAGGCCGAGGTGCCGCTGCTCAGCGACTCCGGCTGCCGCGCCAGCTACTCGAACTACGACTCCCGGTCGATGGTGTGCGCCGGCTACCCGGACGGCAAGATCGACGCCTGCCAGGGCGACTCGGGCGGTCCGCTGGTCGTCGGCGGCACGCTCATCGGGCTCGTGTCGTGGGGCGACGGCTGCGCGCAGGCGGGCAAACCGGGCGTTTACACCCGCGTGCTCACCTACGTCAACGAGATTCGCCGCGAAGCCGAGTCGTCGCGGCTCGTGTTCTGGTAG
- a CDS encoding GNAT family N-acetyltransferase has protein sequence MNPDRGVRGPDLTTQQLYDILRLRVEVFVVEQTCPYPELDGRDLLPTTRHFWIDGPEGIESYLRVLDDGDGVQRIGRVVTAKHARGRGLAARLMTAALISVGDADSVLDAQTYARGFYEKFGYVAEGDEFDEDGIPHITMRRRLAPIR, from the coding sequence GTGAACCCCGACAGAGGCGTCCGCGGACCGGACCTGACCACGCAGCAGCTGTACGACATCCTCCGGCTCCGGGTGGAGGTGTTCGTCGTGGAGCAGACCTGCCCGTACCCCGAGCTGGACGGGCGCGACCTGCTCCCGACGACCCGCCACTTCTGGATCGACGGGCCCGAAGGCATCGAGTCCTACCTGCGGGTGCTCGACGACGGGGACGGCGTCCAGCGCATCGGCCGGGTTGTCACCGCGAAGCACGCCCGGGGCCGGGGCCTCGCCGCACGCCTGATGACCGCCGCGCTGATCTCGGTCGGCGACGCGGACAGCGTGCTCGACGCGCAGACCTACGCCCGCGGTTTCTACGAGAAGTTCGGGTACGTCGCGGAGGGCGACGAGTTCGACGAGGACGGCATCCCGCACATCACGATGCGGCGCCGGCTGGCGCCGATTCGCTGA
- a CDS encoding 8-amino-7-oxononanoate synthase, with protein sequence MNLPASSSPEQVFDWLDAAAEKRAAAGLTRRLRPRGASSTELDLAGNDYLGLARDKRVAGAAAAAALRWGAGATGSRLDTGSTEVHTELEYELARFCGAQAALVFSSGFTANLGAVTALSGAESAIVSDKHIHTSLIEGCRLSRTDVAAISHCDPAAIKHALATRRKPRALVVTDSVFSVEGDLAPLPELSQVCREHGAALLVDDAHGFGVLGDGGRGAVHAAGLAGEPDVVTTISLSKALGAQGGAVLGPRRVIRHLVDTARSFVFDTGLAPASAAAALAALGVLKSEPDLPEKVLTNAVALSAQLRAAGFRVSNPEAAVISVQAPSAESAVEWADRCAEQGVRVGCFRPPSVPDGISRLRLTVRADLTESDVDTAVKVISESAPAGAAS encoded by the coding sequence GTGAACCTACCGGCTTCCTCCTCCCCAGAGCAGGTTTTCGACTGGCTCGACGCCGCCGCCGAGAAGCGCGCGGCGGCCGGGCTGACCCGCAGGCTGCGGCCGCGGGGAGCCTCCTCGACGGAGCTGGACCTCGCCGGCAACGACTACCTCGGCCTGGCCCGCGACAAGCGCGTCGCAGGGGCCGCCGCGGCCGCCGCGCTCCGCTGGGGTGCCGGCGCCACCGGTTCCCGCCTGGACACCGGCTCCACCGAGGTGCACACCGAACTCGAGTACGAGCTGGCGCGCTTCTGCGGCGCGCAGGCCGCGCTGGTTTTCTCCTCGGGCTTCACGGCCAACCTGGGCGCCGTCACGGCGCTGTCCGGGGCGGAGTCGGCGATCGTCAGCGACAAGCACATCCACACGTCGCTGATCGAGGGCTGCCGCCTGTCCCGCACCGACGTCGCGGCCATCAGCCACTGCGATCCGGCGGCGATCAAGCACGCGCTGGCGACCCGCCGCAAGCCGCGCGCGCTGGTGGTCACCGACTCGGTGTTCTCCGTCGAGGGCGACCTCGCGCCGCTGCCCGAACTGTCCCAGGTGTGCCGCGAGCACGGCGCGGCGCTGCTGGTCGACGACGCGCACGGGTTCGGCGTGCTCGGCGACGGCGGCCGGGGCGCGGTGCACGCCGCCGGGCTGGCGGGCGAGCCGGACGTCGTCACGACGATCTCGCTGTCCAAGGCGCTCGGCGCGCAGGGCGGCGCCGTCCTCGGGCCGCGCCGGGTGATCCGGCACCTCGTCGACACGGCCCGCAGCTTCGTCTTCGACACCGGGCTCGCGCCGGCCAGCGCGGCCGCGGCGCTGGCCGCGCTCGGGGTGCTCAAGTCCGAGCCCGACCTGCCGGAGAAGGTCCTGACCAACGCGGTCGCGCTGTCCGCCCAGCTGCGCGCGGCCGGCTTCCGGGTGAGCAACCCGGAGGCCGCGGTGATCTCGGTTCAGGCGCCCTCGGCCGAATCGGCGGTCGAGTGGGCGGACCGCTGCGCCGAGCAGGGTGTGCGGGTCGGCTGCTTCCGGCCGCCGTCGGTCCCGGACGGGATTTCCCGGCTGCGCCTCACCGTCCGGGCCGACCTGACGGAGTCCGATGTGGACACCGCGGTGAAGGTGATCAGCGAATCGGCGCCAGCCGGCGCCGCATCGTGA